From a single Micromonospora carbonacea genomic region:
- the guaA gene encoding glutamine-hydrolyzing GMP synthase, which yields MSTPRPVLVVDFGAQYAQLIARRVREARVYSEIVPHSMPVAEMLARDPAAIILSGGPASVYAPDAPQVDAGVFEAGVPVFGICYGFQAMAQALGGTVARTGNREYGGTPLRPRLTEPGVLLRDLPADLPVWMSHGDCVTEAPAGFAVTAESAGAPVAAFEDLAGRRAGVQFHPEVGHTAHGQEMLTRFLYDIAGIEPTWTPENIIDEQVARIRAQVGDKEVICGLSGGVDSAVAAALVHRAVGDQLTCVFVDHGLLRAGEAEQVEKDYVAATGIKLKVVDAADRFLGALAGVTDPEQKRKIIGREFIRVFEAAAREVAAHGDVEFLVQGTLYPDVVESGGGTGTANIKSHHNVGGLPEDLKFALVEPLRTLFKDEVRTLGLQLGLPEAMVWRHPFPGPGLAIRIIGAVDRERLDLLRQADLIAREELTAAGLDRGVWQFPVVLLADVRSVGVQGDGRSYGHPVVLRPVSSEDAMTADWSRLPYEVVARISTRITNEVAEVNRVVLDVTSKPPGTIEWE from the coding sequence ATGAGCACGCCTCGCCCCGTCCTCGTGGTGGACTTCGGAGCCCAGTACGCCCAGCTCATCGCGCGCCGGGTGCGCGAGGCGCGGGTCTACTCGGAGATCGTGCCGCACTCGATGCCGGTGGCGGAGATGCTGGCGAGGGACCCGGCCGCGATCATCCTGTCCGGCGGCCCGGCCAGCGTCTACGCGCCCGACGCCCCGCAGGTCGACGCGGGGGTGTTCGAGGCGGGCGTGCCGGTCTTCGGCATCTGCTACGGCTTCCAGGCGATGGCCCAGGCCCTCGGCGGCACGGTCGCGCGCACCGGCAACCGCGAGTACGGCGGCACCCCGCTGCGCCCCCGCCTCACCGAGCCCGGGGTGCTGCTGCGCGACCTGCCGGCCGACCTGCCGGTCTGGATGAGCCACGGCGACTGCGTGACCGAGGCCCCGGCGGGCTTCGCGGTGACGGCCGAGTCGGCCGGCGCCCCGGTCGCCGCGTTCGAGGACCTGGCCGGTCGCCGCGCGGGCGTGCAGTTCCACCCGGAGGTGGGGCACACCGCGCACGGCCAGGAGATGCTCACCCGGTTCCTCTACGACATCGCCGGCATCGAGCCGACCTGGACGCCCGAGAACATCATCGACGAGCAGGTGGCCCGCATCCGCGCCCAGGTGGGCGACAAGGAGGTCATCTGCGGCCTGTCCGGCGGGGTCGACTCGGCCGTCGCCGCCGCGCTGGTGCACCGGGCCGTCGGCGACCAGCTCACCTGCGTCTTCGTCGACCACGGCCTGCTGCGGGCGGGCGAGGCCGAGCAGGTGGAGAAGGACTACGTCGCCGCCACCGGCATCAAGCTGAAGGTGGTCGACGCGGCCGACCGGTTCCTCGGCGCGCTGGCCGGGGTGACCGATCCGGAGCAGAAGCGCAAGATCATCGGTCGGGAGTTCATCCGGGTCTTCGAGGCCGCCGCCCGGGAGGTCGCCGCGCACGGCGACGTCGAGTTCCTGGTGCAGGGCACCCTCTACCCGGACGTGGTGGAGTCCGGCGGCGGCACCGGCACCGCCAACATCAAGAGCCACCACAACGTCGGCGGCCTGCCGGAGGACCTGAAGTTCGCCCTGGTCGAGCCGCTGCGCACGCTGTTCAAGGACGAGGTGCGCACGCTGGGCCTCCAGCTGGGCCTGCCCGAGGCGATGGTCTGGCGGCACCCGTTCCCGGGGCCGGGCCTGGCCATCCGGATCATCGGGGCGGTCGACCGGGAGCGGCTGGACCTGCTGCGCCAGGCCGACCTGATCGCCCGCGAGGAGCTGACCGCCGCCGGCCTGGACCGGGGCGTGTGGCAGTTCCCCGTGGTGCTCCTGGCCGACGTGCGCAGCGTCGGCGTGCAGGGCGACGGGCGCAGCTACGGGCATCCCGTGGTGCTGCGCCCGGTCTCCAGCGAGGACGCGATGACCGCCGACTGGTCCCGGCTGCCCTACGAGGTGGTGGCCAGGATCTCCACCCGGATCACCAACGAGGTGGCCGAGGTGAACCGGGTGGTCCTGGACGTGACCAGCAAGCCGCCGGGCACCATCGAGTGGGAGTGA
- a CDS encoding PspC domain-containing protein: MTSTPHQAPYKQLRRPTTDRMVAGVASGLGRYFAVDPTLARVLFAVATLATAGVAALAYPIMWFLMPEEPADAPAWPHPTDPASPTGG; encoded by the coding sequence ATGACCTCGACACCGCACCAGGCACCGTACAAGCAACTCCGCCGACCCACCACGGACCGGATGGTCGCCGGGGTGGCCAGCGGCCTCGGCCGCTACTTCGCCGTCGACCCCACCCTAGCCCGGGTGCTCTTCGCCGTCGCGACGCTCGCCACCGCCGGGGTGGCCGCGCTCGCGTACCCGATCATGTGGTTCCTGATGCCCGAGGAGCCGGCCGACGCCCCGGCCTGGCCGCACCCGACGGACCCCGCGTCGCCGACCGGCGGCTGA